In one Pseudoliparis swirei isolate HS2019 ecotype Mariana Trench chromosome 23, NWPU_hadal_v1, whole genome shotgun sequence genomic region, the following are encoded:
- the pam16 gene encoding mitochondrial import inner membrane translocase subunit tim16: protein MAKYLVQIIVMGVQVVGRAFARALQQEFAASKAAAQARGSAGQHSAAASSIAGMSLQEAQQILNITTLTPEEIQKNYEHLFKVNDKTVGGSFYVQSKVFRAKERLDEELSIQTQDKQQSQKET, encoded by the exons GCTAAATACCTTGTGCAGATCATCGTGATGGGGGTGCAGGTGGTGGGACGTGCGTTTGCTCGCGCTTTACAGCAAGAATTTGCAG CCAGTAAAGCAGCGGCGCAGGCCCGGGGCAGTGCCGGGCAGCACTCTGCTGCAGCCTCCAGCATCGCTGGGATGAGCCTGCAAGAGGCGCAGCAGATCCTCAACATCACCACACTCACTCCAGAGGAGATTcagaag AACTACGAGCACCTTTTTAAAGTCAATGACAAGACGGTGGGCGGTTCGTTTTACGTCCAATCAAAA GTGTTTCGAGCTAAAGAGCGTCTCGATGAGGAACTCAGTATTCAGACACAAGACAAGCAGCAGTCGCAGAAGGAAACATGA
- the glis2b gene encoding zinc finger protein GLIS2b → MLSLDEPLDLKLPRRANGWDRGARSPPISPLHPKRARQLRMADDGTAVIDPASPGSPHSGVQVVPHDWADTPTPPAVDLSMSPSSRHTASSPEMTNGNYIASGNSLMSQAFRFFVPIGARAGLHLPSSMFIGQTNDKRASPDLSADEQLACHWKKCHLLFDSLQDLVDHVNDFHVKPEKDSGYCCHWEGCARKGRGFNARYKMLIHIRTHTNEKPHRCPTCNKSFSRLENLKIHNRSHTGEKPYICPYEGCNKRYSNSSDRFKHTRTHYVDKPYYCKMVGCLKRYTDPSSLRKHIKAHGHFVTQEQGSAGGVGSLLRGTQSGLLAREGGKDSELSYMSAAHIIIPGAAAAFLGGHALQGLGGGLPLSRLSPRPLDLSMLGCTGSPPILSFNGSTLGLAKSTLLNPGFHSSALGLSMMPMLGISSARRSHSQQAKRGRGEGAENEMTGGVLNLSTGSHDSLSWVVIPPGTVVLKPAVVN, encoded by the exons ATGCTGTCCCTGGACGAGCCCCTGGACCTGAAGCTCCCTCGACGGGCGAACGGATGGGACAGAGGGGCGCgctccccccccatctctccgcTGCACCCCAAGCGAGCTCGCCAGCTCCGCATGGCGGATGACGGCACCGCAGtcatagaccccgcctctccAGGATCTCCGCACTCGG GTGTGCAGGTGGTACCACATGATTGGGCAGACACCCCCACGCCCCCTGCGGTGGACCTGAGCATGTCTCCCTCCTCCCGCCACACAGCCAGCTCTCCAGAAATGACCAACGGCAACTACATCGCCTCAGGA AATTCTCTCATGTCACAAGCCTTTCGGTTCTTCGTGCCAATCGGAGCTCGGGCGGGACTTCACCTGCCATCCTCAATGTTCATTGGCCAGACGAACGACAAGAGGGCCTCTCCTGACCTCTCAGCGGATGAACAACTGGCCTGCCACTGGAAGAAG TGCCATCTGCTCTTTGACTCCCTGCAAGACCTGGTGGACCATGTCAACGACTTCCATGTCAAGCCTGAGAAGGATTCTGGGTACTGCTGCCACTGGGAGGGCTGCGCTCGCAAAGGGAGAGGTTTCAATGCGCG GTACAAGATGCTCATCCACATCCGCACTCACACGAACGAGAAACCCCATCGCTGTCCCACCTGCAACAAGAGCTTCTCACGCCTGGAGAACCTCAAGATACACAACCGGTCACACACAG GGGAGAAGCCCTACATTTGTCCTTATGAGGGCTGCAACAAGCGCTACTCCAACTCCAGCGACCGCTTCAAGCACACCCGCACGCACTACGTGGACAAGCCGTACTACTGCAAGATGGTGGGCTGCCTGAAGCGCTACACTGACCCGAGCTCTCTCCGCAAGCACATCAAGGCCCACGGCCACTTTGTGACTCAGGAGCAGGGCTCAGCAGGTGGGGTGGGCTCGCTGCTGAGGGGGACTCAAAGCGGATTGCTTGCTCGCGAAGGGGGTAAGGATTCAGAGCTGTCCTATATGAGCGCAGCCCACATTATCATCCCGGGGGCCGCGGCTGCTTTCCTTGGAGGCCACGCCCTGCAGGGTCTGGGTGGCGGTCTTCCCCTGTCCCGCCTCAGTCCTCGGCCCCTGGATCTCAGCATGCTCGGTTGCACCGGCTCACCGCCCATCCTGTCCTTCAACGGCTCCACGCTGGGCCTGGCCAAATCCACTCTGCTCAACCCGGGCTTCCACTCCTCGGCCCTGGGCCTGTCGATGATGCCCATGCTGGGAATTTCGTCCGCGCGCAGGTCCCACAGCCAACAGGCCAAGAGGggccggggggagggggcagaaaACGAGATGACTGGGGGGGTCTTGAACCTCTCCACGGGATCCCATGATTCCCTGTCCTGGGTGGTCATCCCCCCAGGCACCGTGGTGCTCAAGCCAGCTGTGGTCAACTGA